The Microbacterium limosum genome contains a region encoding:
- a CDS encoding thiolase family protein: MTASVIYDAVRTPFGRAGGALAGVRPDDLAALVMKATLERSGVDPARIDDVIFGDANQAGEDNRNVARFGALLAGFPTSVTGVTVNRLCASSVEAVIQASRAIESGDADLVLAGGVESMSRAPYVVEKSPKPWPGVGNQTMWNTSIGWRMINKALPSHWTISNGESAEKIAGEWGISRQAQDEFAVRSHRLAAQAWADGVYDGEIVQVPGAELARDEGIRGDTSVEKLAGLKALFAADGTVTAGNSSSINDGASAVLVGAEGALDAEPLARITGRAAHGVDPDQFPIAPIEAANKALARAGRTWADVDLVELNEAFASQSLACLAGWPELDPEKLNIHGGALAIGHPLGASGGRIIGHAAHELARRGGGVAVAAICIGVGQGLAVVLER; encoded by the coding sequence ATGACCGCATCCGTCATCTACGACGCCGTCCGCACGCCTTTCGGCCGGGCAGGAGGTGCCCTCGCCGGCGTGCGGCCCGACGACCTCGCCGCGCTCGTCATGAAGGCGACGCTCGAGCGCAGCGGGGTCGACCCCGCCCGCATCGACGACGTGATCTTCGGCGACGCCAACCAGGCGGGCGAGGACAACCGCAACGTCGCCCGCTTCGGGGCTCTCCTCGCGGGGTTCCCCACGTCCGTGACGGGCGTGACCGTCAACCGCCTGTGCGCCTCGAGCGTCGAGGCCGTGATCCAGGCGTCGCGGGCGATCGAGTCGGGCGACGCCGACCTCGTCCTCGCCGGCGGCGTGGAGTCGATGAGCCGTGCGCCCTACGTCGTCGAGAAGTCGCCGAAGCCGTGGCCGGGTGTGGGCAATCAGACGATGTGGAACACCTCGATCGGCTGGCGCATGATCAACAAGGCGCTGCCCTCGCACTGGACGATCAGCAACGGGGAGTCGGCGGAGAAGATCGCGGGCGAGTGGGGCATCTCCCGGCAGGCGCAGGACGAGTTCGCGGTGCGCTCGCACCGACTCGCGGCGCAGGCGTGGGCCGACGGTGTCTACGACGGCGAGATCGTGCAGGTGCCGGGTGCGGAGCTGGCGCGCGACGAGGGGATCCGCGGCGACACGTCGGTGGAGAAGCTGGCGGGGCTCAAGGCCCTGTTCGCCGCCGACGGCACCGTCACGGCGGGCAACTCGTCGTCGATCAACGACGGCGCATCGGCCGTGCTGGTTGGGGCCGAGGGTGCTCTGGATGCCGAGCCCCTCGCCCGGATCACGGGTCGCGCGGCGCACGGCGTCGATCCCGATCAGTTCCCGATCGCCCCGATCGAGGCCGCGAACAAGGCCCTCGCGCGAGCGGGAAGGACCTGGGCCGACGTGGATCTCGTCGAGCTGAACGAGGCCTTCGCCTCGCAGAGCCTCGCGTGCCTGGCGGGCTGGCCCGAACTCGACCCCGAGAAGCTCAACATCCACGGAGGGGCGCTCGCGATCGGGCACCCGCTCGGAGCCTCCGGTGGCCGCATCATCGGGCACGCGGCGCACGAGCTCGCGCGCCGTGGTGGCGGCGTCGCGGTCGCCGCGATCTGCATCGGGGTGGGCCAGGGGCTGGCGGTCGTCCTCGAGCGCTGA
- a CDS encoding 3-oxoacid CoA-transferase subunit B, with protein MSTRISRQELAQRIAADIPEGAYVNLGIGAPTLVANYLPEGLEIILHTENGLLGMGPAPAEGMIDPDLINAGKQPVTALPGAAYFHHADSFGMMRGGHLDVCVLGAFQVSQSGDLANWSTGAPGAIPAVGGAMDLAIGAKDVYVMTDLLTKQGESKLVEACTYPLTGVGCVSRVYTDHAVFDVTPDGFALREAFGENTVESLQELTGLRLAPAR; from the coding sequence GTGAGCACCCGCATCTCGCGCCAGGAGCTGGCGCAGCGCATCGCGGCGGACATCCCCGAGGGCGCCTACGTGAACCTCGGCATCGGCGCGCCGACCCTCGTCGCGAACTACCTGCCCGAGGGTCTCGAGATCATCCTGCACACGGAGAACGGGCTGCTCGGGATGGGACCGGCCCCCGCCGAGGGGATGATCGATCCCGACCTCATCAACGCCGGGAAGCAGCCCGTCACGGCGCTGCCCGGGGCCGCCTACTTCCACCACGCCGACTCCTTCGGGATGATGCGCGGCGGCCACCTCGACGTGTGCGTGCTGGGCGCCTTCCAGGTCTCGCAGTCGGGCGATCTCGCCAACTGGTCGACGGGTGCGCCGGGCGCGATCCCCGCCGTGGGCGGCGCGATGGATCTCGCGATCGGCGCGAAGGACGTCTACGTCATGACCGACCTGCTCACGAAGCAGGGCGAATCCAAGCTCGTCGAGGCGTGCACCTACCCGCTGACGGGCGTGGGATGCGTCAGCCGGGTCTATACCGACCACGCGGTGTTCGACGTCACCCCCGACGGCTTCGCCCTGCGCGAGGCGTTCGGGGAGAACACCGTCGAGTCCCTGCAGGAGCTGACGGGGCTCAGGCTCGCGCCCGCCCGGTGA
- a CDS encoding 3-oxoacid CoA-transferase subunit A: MIDKSVPTVADAVGDIPDGATVMIGGFGRAGQPVELIDALIAHGARDLTIVNNNAGNGDTGLAALLANKQVRKIVCSFPRQSDSWVFDGLYRDGEIELELVPQGNLAERIRAAGAGIGAFFSPTGVGTELAEGKEEREIDGRRYVLEYPIRADYALISALSGDRWGNLVYRETARNFGPIMAAAATTTIAQVDQVVPLGSLSPESVVTPGIFVDRVVAVGERAWLRDGEFVGGVDIEGRRLADAAASTTEGGRQ, from the coding sequence GTGATCGACAAATCCGTACCCACCGTCGCAGACGCGGTCGGCGACATCCCCGACGGGGCGACCGTCATGATCGGGGGGTTCGGGCGCGCCGGCCAGCCGGTCGAGCTGATCGACGCCCTCATCGCCCACGGCGCCCGCGACCTCACGATCGTGAACAACAACGCAGGCAACGGGGACACCGGGCTCGCCGCGCTGCTGGCCAACAAGCAGGTGCGCAAGATCGTCTGCTCGTTCCCGCGCCAGAGCGACTCCTGGGTCTTCGACGGCCTCTACCGCGACGGGGAGATCGAGCTCGAGCTCGTTCCCCAGGGCAATCTCGCCGAGCGTATTCGCGCGGCGGGCGCCGGGATCGGCGCCTTCTTCTCGCCCACGGGCGTGGGCACCGAGCTCGCCGAGGGCAAGGAGGAGCGCGAGATCGACGGGCGTCGCTACGTGCTCGAGTACCCGATCCGCGCCGACTACGCGCTGATCAGCGCGCTCTCGGGCGACCGCTGGGGCAACCTCGTCTACCGCGAGACGGCCCGCAACTTCGGCCCGATCATGGCGGCGGCCGCGACGACGACGATCGCGCAGGTCGATCAGGTCGTGCCGCTCGGTTCGCTCTCCCCCGAGTCCGTCGTCACCCCCGGCATCTTCGTCGACCGCGTCGTCGCGGTCGGGGAGCGCGCCTGGCTGCGGGACGGCGAGTTCGTCGGCGGCGTCGACATCGAAGGGCGCCGGCTGGCGGATGCCGCGGCATCCACCACCGAGGGGGGTCGGCAGTGA
- the pcaC gene encoding 4-carboxymuconolactone decarboxylase gives MSRPEGEGLTDGGRWQQGMGVRREVLSDAHVDRAVANTTDLTADFQDFITRVAWGDVWSRPGLDRRSRSVAVLTALIALGHHEELVMHLRAALRNGLTIDEVKEVILQSAVYCGVPAANTAFRIAGEVYSSEG, from the coding sequence ATGAGCCGGCCGGAGGGAGAGGGCCTGACCGACGGCGGCCGGTGGCAGCAGGGCATGGGCGTTCGCCGCGAGGTGCTCTCCGATGCGCACGTCGACCGCGCCGTCGCGAACACGACGGATCTGACCGCCGACTTCCAGGACTTCATCACGCGCGTCGCGTGGGGCGACGTCTGGTCGAGGCCCGGCCTGGACCGGCGGTCGCGCTCGGTGGCGGTGCTCACGGCGCTCATCGCGCTCGGTCACCACGAGGAGCTGGTGATGCACCTGCGTGCCGCGCTGCGCAACGGGCTGACGATCGATGAGGTGAAGGAAGTCATCCTGCAGTCCGCGGTCTACTGCGGGGTGCCGGCGGCCAACACCGCCTTCCGGATCGCGGGCGAGGTCTACTCCTCCGAGGGCTGA
- a CDS encoding alpha/beta fold hydrolase yields MTVPAIRMTEPVGPAGAPLVVLGPSLGTSAILWEDVVPLLAADYRVCAWDLPGHGDAPAATEPFTVGEIADAVAAAVAETGADRILYAGVSLGGAVGLELMLRHPRLVDAAAIVCSGAKLGDEEAWRERAAQVRAQGTSSLVTASAGRWFAPGSLERRPEIGGRLLHALRDTDDENYALCCEALAVYDVRDRLARIEVPVAAVWAEFDAVTPEASAVEIAEGVRDGRVLRIDDASHLAPAEQPDAAAVLLRGFFAEAAR; encoded by the coding sequence ATGACCGTCCCCGCCATCCGCATGACCGAGCCCGTGGGGCCGGCCGGAGCGCCGCTCGTCGTGCTCGGCCCGTCCTTGGGCACCTCCGCGATCCTGTGGGAGGACGTCGTGCCGCTGCTCGCCGCCGACTACCGGGTGTGCGCGTGGGACCTGCCCGGCCACGGCGACGCCCCCGCCGCGACCGAGCCGTTCACGGTCGGCGAGATCGCCGACGCGGTGGCGGCGGCGGTGGCCGAGACCGGCGCCGATCGCATCCTGTACGCGGGGGTGTCCCTCGGTGGGGCGGTCGGGCTCGAGCTCATGCTGCGCCACCCGCGCCTCGTGGATGCCGCGGCGATCGTCTGCTCCGGAGCGAAGCTCGGCGACGAGGAGGCCTGGCGCGAGCGCGCGGCCCAGGTACGCGCGCAGGGCACGTCGAGCCTCGTGACCGCGTCGGCCGGTCGTTGGTTCGCCCCCGGGTCCCTCGAGCGTCGCCCCGAGATCGGCGGACGCCTGCTGCACGCGCTGCGGGACACCGACGACGAGAACTACGCGCTCTGCTGCGAGGCGCTCGCGGTGTACGACGTGCGCGATCGTCTCGCCCGCATCGAGGTGCCCGTCGCGGCCGTGTGGGCCGAGTTCGACGCCGTGACGCCCGAGGCGTCGGCGGTGGAGATCGCGGAGGGCGTGCGGGACGGACGCGTCCTGCGCATCGACGACGCCTCACACCTCGCGCCCGCAGAGCAGCCGGATGCCGCGGCCGTGCTCCTGCGCGGGTTCTTCGCGGAGGCGGCACGATGA